In Achromobacter xylosoxidans A8, a single window of DNA contains:
- a CDS encoding ABC transporter substrate-binding protein — translation MTQPIHLSRRGFIAASAALAACGAVPSLVRAQSAQPFRLGALNSITGVGGPYGPAMLEAIKIAIDEVNAAGGAAGRKIQLYAEDDQTKPDAAVLAVKKLIEINKVEAVVGIWPSSVGLAAMPITNAAGLITMNTCGAPEMLTENKQGLAWMFQASNAVFGRAFAEVARQRGFKRPAVMAFNNSTFVGQANYFRDAWQEKGGKVSAFTIYEPNQTTYRTELTKVLASKPDVISLSAYRPDATIILKEWFQTGQDCKFIMPGWTANEDLVKALGKEATEGIISISNVAAHEHQAYKTFAAEFRKRTKREPDIFASQSYDMVITLALAIEAAGPTADVAAINGKIRAVTAQGGGEKVNGFAQGQALLRAGKPVDYDGASSRLDFGKQGETVPDFGVFDIRDGKLVLNEVIAGQV, via the coding sequence ATGACACAGCCCATCCATCTTTCCCGCCGCGGCTTCATCGCGGCCAGCGCCGCGCTGGCCGCTTGCGGCGCCGTTCCCTCCCTGGTCCGGGCGCAATCGGCCCAGCCGTTCCGGCTGGGGGCGCTCAATTCCATCACCGGCGTCGGCGGCCCCTATGGCCCGGCCATGCTGGAAGCCATCAAGATCGCCATCGACGAGGTCAACGCCGCCGGCGGCGCTGCCGGCCGCAAGATCCAGCTCTATGCCGAAGACGACCAGACCAAGCCCGACGCCGCCGTGCTGGCGGTGAAGAAGCTGATCGAGATCAACAAGGTCGAGGCGGTGGTCGGCATCTGGCCGTCGTCGGTGGGCCTGGCCGCCATGCCCATCACCAATGCCGCGGGCCTCATCACCATGAACACCTGCGGCGCGCCGGAAATGCTGACCGAGAACAAGCAGGGGCTGGCCTGGATGTTCCAGGCCTCCAACGCGGTGTTCGGCCGCGCTTTCGCCGAAGTGGCGCGGCAGCGCGGCTTCAAGCGGCCGGCGGTCATGGCCTTCAACAACTCCACCTTCGTAGGGCAGGCTAACTACTTCCGTGATGCCTGGCAGGAGAAGGGCGGCAAGGTCAGCGCCTTCACCATCTATGAACCCAACCAGACCACCTACCGCACCGAACTGACCAAGGTGCTGGCCTCCAAGCCCGACGTGATCTCGCTGAGCGCCTACCGGCCCGACGCCACCATCATCCTCAAGGAATGGTTCCAGACCGGCCAGGACTGCAAGTTCATCATGCCGGGCTGGACCGCCAACGAAGACCTGGTGAAGGCGCTGGGCAAGGAAGCCACCGAGGGGATCATCTCGATCTCCAACGTGGCCGCCCACGAGCACCAGGCCTACAAGACCTTCGCCGCCGAATTCCGCAAGCGCACCAAGCGCGAACCGGACATCTTTGCTTCGCAGTCCTATGACATGGTGATCACGCTGGCGCTCGCCATCGAGGCGGCCGGGCCGACCGCGGACGTGGCCGCCATCAACGGCAAGATCCGCGCCGTGACCGCGCAGGGCGGCGGCGAAAAGGTCAACGGTTTCGCGCAAGGCCAGGCGCTGCTGCGCGCCGGCAAGCCGGTGGACTACGACGGCGCGTCCTCGCGCCTGGACTTCGGCAAGCAGGGCGAGACCGTGCCGGACTTTGGCGTCTTCGACATCCGCGACGGCAAGCTGGTGCTGAATGAAGTCATCGCCGGCCAGGTCTGA
- a CDS encoding branched-chain amino acid ABC transporter permease — translation MDGITVINAAINGVVIGMLLALPALAITLVFGIARFPNAASGDYMTLGAYAAVFTQALAGGSMLAGGLAAVAGTTLVSLFFYAWVFRPLESRSNVSRLIASIGVAFALRSTITFFAGQDQYTFDMPLTRAWNFGGVRILPTDLYIVGTAVAALALVFALMHMTPTGRRMRAVADNPELAAASGIRGRRVMITLWSIAGAYCGLGGVLLGIKAVVIPELGWELLMPMFAAVILGGIGNPVGAIVGIMVFSIAQEVASLVVGPAYKIVFAFAVLLCVLLLRPQGIFGRPMAAR, via the coding sequence ATGGATGGAATCACCGTCATCAACGCCGCGATCAACGGCGTTGTGATCGGGATGCTGCTGGCCTTGCCGGCACTGGCGATCACGCTGGTGTTTGGCATCGCCCGCTTTCCCAACGCCGCCAGCGGCGACTACATGACGTTGGGCGCCTACGCCGCCGTCTTCACCCAGGCGCTGGCCGGCGGCTCGATGCTGGCGGGCGGCCTGGCGGCCGTCGCCGGCACCACCCTGGTCAGCCTGTTTTTCTATGCCTGGGTATTCCGGCCGCTGGAGTCGCGCTCCAACGTGTCGCGCCTGATCGCGTCCATCGGCGTGGCCTTCGCGCTGCGCAGCACGATCACCTTCTTCGCCGGGCAGGATCAGTACACCTTCGACATGCCCTTGACGCGCGCCTGGAATTTCGGCGGCGTGCGCATCCTGCCCACCGACCTGTACATCGTCGGCACGGCGGTGGCGGCGTTGGCGCTGGTGTTCGCGCTGATGCACATGACGCCCACCGGGCGGCGCATGCGGGCGGTGGCGGACAACCCCGAGCTGGCCGCGGCCAGCGGCATACGCGGACGGCGCGTGATGATCACACTGTGGAGCATCGCCGGCGCGTATTGCGGGCTGGGGGGCGTGCTGCTGGGCATCAAGGCGGTGGTGATCCCCGAACTGGGCTGGGAACTGCTGATGCCCATGTTCGCGGCCGTGATCCTGGGCGGCATCGGCAATCCGGTGGGCGCCATCGTCGGGATCATGGTGTTCAGCATTGCGCAGGAAGTCGCCAGCCTGGTGGTCGGGCCGGCCTACAAGATCGTATTCGCCTTCGCGGTGCTGCTGTGCGTGCTGCTGCTGCGTCCCCAGGGAATCTTCGGCCGTCCGATGGCGGCGAGGTGA
- a CDS encoding branched-chain amino acid ABC transporter permease, which yields MEAYLIAIAIGILIYMLLAFGLSLHYGFTGLINFGHVGFFAIGAYTSALLSLKGVPIPISMVAAAAVAALAAWPLGMIALRLGSDYLAIVTLGFSESVRMMLQTEEWLTRGMHGLPGIPRLFAGWASPQTVDLWIMLLLVAVNAGALLLIHLVIRSPFGRVIEAVRDNEVAVRALGKDPARFKTRSLMLGAGLAGLAGAFQAHYLTFISPEQFVPLITFYIWIAIILGGVGRLSGVVAGTVLLVGFLEGSRFVRDFVGGISEVQMASVRIGVIGLALICVVLYRPQGIFGNTSATRRR from the coding sequence ATGGAAGCCTATCTGATTGCTATCGCCATCGGGATCCTGATCTACATGCTGCTGGCCTTCGGCCTGTCGCTGCACTACGGGTTCACCGGACTGATCAACTTCGGCCACGTCGGCTTCTTCGCCATCGGCGCCTACACCTCGGCGCTGCTGTCGCTCAAGGGGGTGCCGATACCGATATCCATGGTGGCAGCCGCCGCAGTCGCTGCCTTGGCGGCCTGGCCGCTGGGCATGATCGCCTTGCGATTGGGCAGTGACTACCTGGCCATCGTGACCTTGGGCTTCTCGGAGTCGGTGCGCATGATGCTGCAGACCGAGGAATGGCTGACGCGTGGGATGCACGGCCTGCCGGGCATCCCGCGGTTGTTCGCGGGCTGGGCCTCGCCGCAGACCGTGGACCTGTGGATCATGCTGCTGCTGGTGGCGGTCAACGCCGGGGCGCTGCTGCTGATCCATCTGGTGATACGCAGCCCGTTCGGGCGCGTGATCGAAGCGGTGCGGGACAACGAGGTGGCGGTGCGGGCGCTGGGCAAGGATCCGGCCCGCTTCAAGACCCGTTCGCTGATGCTGGGCGCGGGCCTGGCCGGCCTGGCGGGCGCCTTCCAGGCGCACTACCTGACCTTCATCAGCCCCGAGCAGTTCGTGCCGTTGATCACCTTCTACATCTGGATCGCCATCATCCTGGGCGGAGTGGGGCGGTTGAGCGGCGTGGTGGCGGGCACGGTGCTGCTGGTCGGCTTTCTGGAAGGATCGCGTTTCGTGCGCGACTTCGTCGGCGGCATCTCGGAGGTACAGATGGCCAGCGTGCGCATCGGCGTCATCGGCCTGGCGCTCATTTGCGTGGTGCTGTACCGGCCTCAGGGCATTTTCGGCAACACCTCGGCCACGCGCAGGAGATAA
- a CDS encoding ABC transporter ATP-binding protein, whose translation MTLLSIKGLSASFGGFKALDDVSLEVRKGEMVGVIGTNGAGKSTLFSVVTGYIPPSSGSVRFADEDITGVAVHQRVRRGLARTFQVPREFSQLTVFDNMMAAAPDQRGEKLAALVFARREVAREEARNAERVHELLAFLNLTRVADEPAGKLSGGQKKLLELGRLLMLEPRCILLDEPFAGVNPVLIEELSARIVELNQRGLTVAIIEHNLEELSRIVPRMYVMDRGRVIAEGTPDSVLANEQVREAYMGGVI comes from the coding sequence ATGACGCTGCTTTCCATCAAAGGGCTGAGCGCCAGCTTCGGCGGTTTCAAGGCGCTTGACGACGTGTCGCTGGAAGTGCGCAAGGGCGAAATGGTCGGGGTGATCGGCACCAACGGCGCGGGCAAGAGCACGCTGTTTTCGGTGGTCACGGGCTACATCCCGCCCAGTTCCGGGTCCGTGCGTTTTGCGGACGAGGACATCACGGGCGTGGCCGTGCACCAGCGCGTGCGCCGGGGCCTGGCCCGCACGTTCCAGGTGCCGCGCGAGTTCAGCCAGCTGACGGTCTTCGACAACATGATGGCCGCCGCGCCGGACCAGCGCGGCGAAAAGCTGGCGGCGCTGGTGTTCGCCCGCCGCGAGGTGGCGCGCGAGGAAGCGCGCAACGCCGAACGCGTGCACGAATTGCTGGCGTTCCTGAACCTGACCCGCGTGGCCGATGAGCCGGCCGGGAAACTGTCGGGTGGCCAGAAGAAGCTGCTGGAACTGGGGCGGCTGCTGATGCTGGAGCCGCGCTGCATCCTGCTGGACGAACCGTTCGCGGGCGTCAATCCGGTGCTGATCGAAGAACTGTCGGCGCGCATCGTGGAGCTGAACCAGCGCGGCCTGACCGTCGCCATCATCGAGCACAACCTGGAAGAGCTGTCGCGCATCGTGCCGCGCATGTACGTCATGGACCGCGGCCGCGTCATCGCCGAAGGGACGCCCGACAGCGTCCTGGCCAATGAACAGGTGCGCGAAGCGTACATGGGGGGAGTGATATGA